The genomic window AGAATAAAATGCTTCTTCCGGGGGATGGGATATTACTCAAAAGTAAAAACCTTTCTTCTTAAGTAGGACAAAGCCCTTTGTTCATCAGTGATAGCGGGTACGAAAGAATCCGTCCGTAGGAGACGGAAATGCAATGCTCCGTTCGGAACCTAGGGCATTCACCCCGCCAGCTACCTAAAGCAAGAAAGGCAAAATTGCAGTTCGCAGGGAACTATTCCTCTGTTGCATGCTTTGCGGTTTGTGCAGTCTGTTGCTCGTTGGAACTGGCTGGAGTTGGTCGAGCCTGGAACGAATGATGCGGGTCATAACATTGCTAGGTATACGTACTTACTATAGACAGGTCTTGGCCAGGCTTGTCCATTCGGTAAATCGAGAAAATAGTTTTCATTGGCCGGTCGAGGCTCTTGACAAATTCCGGACCGGGAGTTAAATGCAAAACGACACGGGATGCTTCGAAGCCTTGCATGGAGCCAGGGGAGCCTTCCCGTGGATGGTTTGTCTTGATAGCGCGGAGACTCAGCCCTGCTTCCCAGTAGTACTGTAGTCGCACCGCACTAGTACTACTGATAGACCTCGCTCGTAGGATACCTGCGTCCTCTCTCCCTCTATATCTCTATACATACCTAAATATATACCTAGCTCTATACCAGCACCCTACTAGGTAGCTCCCAGGACCCCTCTCTGTATTGAAAGCAAGGCTCCGCGTACACGTACGTGGGGCCTTTGCTTTATTGACAGCTTTTCACATTCATCGTCAAGCACGAGCAGTGCGTGACACACAACCACTGCTACAGCTGTGTAGCAGTAGAGAGGTGGGAGGTATGACATACGCAGAGTTCGAGGCAGCAGTAAAAGAGCATCGCTCAGACTTGGTTCGATTTGCGATCAGCAAGCTTCGCGATGAACCTACAGCTGATGACGTGGTCCAACAGACTCTTCTAGAGTTGTATCAAGAGTGTGGCCAATTTGATGTGGCTGGTCCTGCAAGTGTGAAAACGTGGCTGATGACCCGCCTCAAGTCTCGGTGTGTGGACGAACAACGGCGGAGATTAGAGTGTGCAGTTGAACCAATTCATCTCCATAGCTTCGATGAAGATAATGCAAGAGATTATGAAGATGAACGATACACCGTGGCCGACCTACTGAACGCGATCAGTGAGTGTGAAGCCTATCGCAGGTTACCGGAGGAAATGCGGGGTGTCGTCAAGGCCTGTCTCTTTGAGGGGTGGACGCAAAAGGAAGCTGGAAAGGCCTTAGGGCTGAGCCGCGATCAGGTGGCCCGAAAACTGGCTAGGGCTAAAGCGATTCTGGACAGAGAAGTTGTTAATTTTCAATCGGTTGAGGCTCCGATTATTCAAAGGAGGGTTGGGTGAAAATGTTTTTCTTTCGCCAGCCGCACAAAATATGCGGGCCAAACGGGTAATGTTTTAGAGGCTGGATTTCAGGAACAGGTTCTCCAGTCTAGCTTGGCCGCGTTGCTAGGGGGCAGTCCGACCGGTCTCTACCCCACAAGCTATTCTTCTACCTACTCCTCTGCCTATACGTATACATATACATAGTACCCAGTACATAGGAATATAAGCGTCTTAGCTCCCTCCATAGACCTCTCTCTTTAGTGAAAGCAAGGCCCCGCAGCTCATCCGCGGGGTCTTTGTTTTTTTGACAGGTTGTTCACCTTAATCGCTAGGTACTACGCGTATCTAGCACAACGCTGCTACATATGAGTTAGCAGCAGAAAGGG from Nitrospiraceae bacterium includes these protein-coding regions:
- a CDS encoding sigma-70 family RNA polymerase sigma factor is translated as MTYAEFEAAVKEHRSDLVRFAISKLRDEPTADDVVQQTLLELYQECGQFDVAGPASVKTWLMTRLKSRCVDEQRRRLECAVEPIHLHSFDEDNARDYEDERYTVADLLNAISECEAYRRLPEEMRGVVKACLFEGWTQKEAGKALGLSRDQVARKLARAKAILDREVVNFQSVEAPIIQRRVG